Proteins encoded within one genomic window of Brassica rapa cultivar Chiifu-401-42 chromosome A09, CAAS_Brap_v3.01, whole genome shotgun sequence:
- the LOC103838254 gene encoding uncharacterized protein At1g76660 isoform X1, translating into MRAGASGNNVLETINAAASAFASSDDRVHHQPSPIHQKKRRWWNRFMCFRPSTQRRKRIGKAALAPEPVHTDSTSNSGYRSVMTALPFIAPPSSPASFFQSEPPSATQSPVGILSFSPLPSNNNERPSIFAIGPYAHEPQLVSPPVFSTYTTEPSSAPVTPPLDESFYLATTTPSSPEVPFAQLFNSNGNYGLRSPVSNYEFQFYQLPPGSPLAQLISPSSVMSGSGPASPFPDGVTHFQVSDPPKLLSPGKLHFSKAVTTPKEQKKIARPDKPVSFDLDADHFIRCVDQKLRTTFPEASASSHQEAAQHSSLGPNKEFDFGTDEKHLSVDDDEHSASTKNSNDWSFPVMQSGALS; encoded by the exons ATGAGAGCCGGCGCGAGTGGAAACAACGTTTTGGAGACTATAAACGCAGCCGCTTCAGCGTTTGCTTCCTCTGATGATCGTGTTCATCACCAACCTTCTCCGATTCAT cAGAAGAAGCGAAGATGGTGGAACCGCTTCATGTGTTTCAGACCATCAACACAAAGAAGAAAACGAATAGGGAAAGCCGCTCTTGCTCCTGAACCGGTTCATACCGATTCCACATCCAATTCCGGTTATCGTTCGGTTATGACGGCTCTTCCATTCATAGCTCCACCTTCATCTCCAGCTTCCTTCTTCCAATCAGAACCTCCTTCCGCAACCCAATCGCCTGTAGGGATCCTCTCCTTTAGTCCTCTACCTTCTAACAACAACGAGCGTCCTTCGATATTCGCCATTGGCCCTTACGCTCACGAGCCTCAGCTGGTGTCTCCTCCGGTTTTCTCTACTTACACCACCGAACCATCTTCGGCTCCGGTTACGCCGCCTCTCGACGAGTCTTTCTACTTAGCCACCACTACACCTTCTTCGCCTGAAGTCCCTTTCGCGCAGCTCTTTAACTCCAACGGTAACTATGGTCTCAGGTCTCCAGTGTCTAACTATGAGTTTCAGTTTTACCAACTTCCTCCTGGTAGTCCACTCGCTCAGCTTATCTCGCCCAGCTCGGTTATGTCCGGTTCGGGTCCAGCTTCTCCTTTCCCTGACGGAGTCACTCACTTCCAAGTCTCTGATCCTCCAAAGCTGTTGAGCCCTGGTAAGCTGCATTTCTCCAAGGCTGTTACGACTCCTAAAGAGCAGAAGAAGATTGCGAGACCGGATAAACCGGTTTCGTTCGATCTTGATGCGGATCATTTCATTAGATGCGTTGATCAGAAGCTAAGAACGACGTTCCCTGAAGCATCTGCGTCGTCTCATCAAGAAGCAGCGCAGCATTCCTCTCTCGGGCCGAATAAGGAGTTCGATTTTGGTACGGATGAGAAACATTTGAgcgttgatgatgatgaacatAGCGCTTCGACCAAGAACAGCAACGATTGGTCCTTCCCTGTGATGCAATCAGGCGCACTTAGCTGA
- the LOC103838254 gene encoding uncharacterized protein At1g76660 isoform X2: MRAGASGNNVLETINAAASAFASSDDRVHHQPSPIHKKRRWWNRFMCFRPSTQRRKRIGKAALAPEPVHTDSTSNSGYRSVMTALPFIAPPSSPASFFQSEPPSATQSPVGILSFSPLPSNNNERPSIFAIGPYAHEPQLVSPPVFSTYTTEPSSAPVTPPLDESFYLATTTPSSPEVPFAQLFNSNGNYGLRSPVSNYEFQFYQLPPGSPLAQLISPSSVMSGSGPASPFPDGVTHFQVSDPPKLLSPGKLHFSKAVTTPKEQKKIARPDKPVSFDLDADHFIRCVDQKLRTTFPEASASSHQEAAQHSSLGPNKEFDFGTDEKHLSVDDDEHSASTKNSNDWSFPVMQSGALS, from the exons ATGAGAGCCGGCGCGAGTGGAAACAACGTTTTGGAGACTATAAACGCAGCCGCTTCAGCGTTTGCTTCCTCTGATGATCGTGTTCATCACCAACCTTCTCCGATTCAT AAGAAGCGAAGATGGTGGAACCGCTTCATGTGTTTCAGACCATCAACACAAAGAAGAAAACGAATAGGGAAAGCCGCTCTTGCTCCTGAACCGGTTCATACCGATTCCACATCCAATTCCGGTTATCGTTCGGTTATGACGGCTCTTCCATTCATAGCTCCACCTTCATCTCCAGCTTCCTTCTTCCAATCAGAACCTCCTTCCGCAACCCAATCGCCTGTAGGGATCCTCTCCTTTAGTCCTCTACCTTCTAACAACAACGAGCGTCCTTCGATATTCGCCATTGGCCCTTACGCTCACGAGCCTCAGCTGGTGTCTCCTCCGGTTTTCTCTACTTACACCACCGAACCATCTTCGGCTCCGGTTACGCCGCCTCTCGACGAGTCTTTCTACTTAGCCACCACTACACCTTCTTCGCCTGAAGTCCCTTTCGCGCAGCTCTTTAACTCCAACGGTAACTATGGTCTCAGGTCTCCAGTGTCTAACTATGAGTTTCAGTTTTACCAACTTCCTCCTGGTAGTCCACTCGCTCAGCTTATCTCGCCCAGCTCGGTTATGTCCGGTTCGGGTCCAGCTTCTCCTTTCCCTGACGGAGTCACTCACTTCCAAGTCTCTGATCCTCCAAAGCTGTTGAGCCCTGGTAAGCTGCATTTCTCCAAGGCTGTTACGACTCCTAAAGAGCAGAAGAAGATTGCGAGACCGGATAAACCGGTTTCGTTCGATCTTGATGCGGATCATTTCATTAGATGCGTTGATCAGAAGCTAAGAACGACGTTCCCTGAAGCATCTGCGTCGTCTCATCAAGAAGCAGCGCAGCATTCCTCTCTCGGGCCGAATAAGGAGTTCGATTTTGGTACGGATGAGAAACATTTGAgcgttgatgatgatgaacatAGCGCTTCGACCAAGAACAGCAACGATTGGTCCTTCCCTGTGATGCAATCAGGCGCACTTAGCTGA